One genomic window of Osmia bicornis bicornis chromosome 3, iOsmBic2.1, whole genome shotgun sequence includes the following:
- the LOC114871130 gene encoding protein bric-a-brac 1-like isoform X2, with the protein MGSEHYCLRWNNHQSNLLGVFSQLLESESLVDVTLACTEGPSIRAHKVVLSACSSYFQALFLDHPNRHPIVILKDVRFAELRTLVDFMYKGEVNVEYCQLSALLKTAESLKVKGLADMTNINAAVASRDDQQQQQHQQQQQQQQQQQQQQQPQQQQQQHTSTSEGIQRETSREHHRERESIKESSNKERDREGNTSGGTGLPSGGVKECEQTQPNVTQPPTSESTEAVDMTDCPPSPTGPGSPCPGPLALDRPRRDSEDVASLEETRGTLSPISVHSGPSDMSLSNNTGGTPGVLPLNLPQSRLPSPHSTEPLAGPSGLPPVQQVPLSLKKEIDWERSTEERSASSEISTDYRLPPEPELMGVDERVFACMYCGASFLHQSKLARHILSHSLESLKFREQAAHLQLQAQLGLEPGMHLPPEAHYPTAGTIEPMDLELAAHSDPTSGVVLCKFCGKSFPDVGSLIAHLPAHTGDRPFKCEFCGKAFKLRHHMKDHCRVHTGERPFRCTLCGKTFSRSTILKAHEKTHYPKYVRKFLSPSPVDPSEEEAPPPPPPHH; encoded by the exons ATGGGAAGTGAGCATTACTGCCTGAGGTGGAACAATCATCAGAGCAACTTGCTGGGTGTGTTCAGTCAATTGCTGGAGTCGGAGTCGCTGGTGGACGTGACACTGGCGTGCACGGAGGGACCTTCGATACGTGCCCACAAGGTAGTCCTCTCCGCGTGCTCCAGCTACTTCCAGGCCCTGTTCCTCGACCACCCGAACCGCCACCCCATAGTCATCCTAAAGGACGTACGTTTCGCCGAGCTACGTACCCTCGTCGACTTCATGTACAAAGGCGAGGTAAACGTCGAGTACTGCCAGCTATCGGCCCTCCTAAAGACAGCGGAGAGCCTTAAGGTTAAGGGTCTAGCGGATATGACAAACATCAACGCGGCGGTAGCGTCGAGAGACgaccaacaacaacaacagcaccaacaacaacagcagcaacagcaacagcagcagcagcagcaacaaccacagcagcaacagcagcaacatACGAGCACATCCGAGGGTATACAACGCGAGACATCGCGAGAACATCATCGAGAACGCGAGAGTATAAAGGAATCGAGCAATAAAGAAAGAGACAGGGAAGGAAATACATCCGGTGGCACGGGACTGCCATCCGGCGGGGTGAAAGAATGCGAACAGACCCAACCGAACGTTACCCAACCACCCACCAGCGAGTCCACCGAGGCGGTAGACATGACCGACTGTCCGCCATCGCCTACAGGACCCGGTAGCCCTTGTCCAGGACCTTTAGCCCTTGATCGACCTAGGAGGGACTCCGAAGATGTCGCCAGTCTAGAAGAAACCAGGGGTACCCTTAGTCCGATCTCGGTACACAGTGGACCGTCGGATATGAGTCTGAGTAACAATACAGGTGGCACGCCTGGCGTGCTTCCGTTGAACCTACCACAGAGCCGACTTCCGTCCCCGCACAGTACAGAACCTCTCGCGGGCCCGTCGGGGTTACCCCCGGTTCAACAAGTTCCACTT TCGTTAAAAAAAGAGATAGACTGGGAAAGGTCGACAGAGGAGCGAAGCGCGAGCAGCGAAATATCCACGGACTACAGACTCCCACCAGAACCG GAGTTGATGGGTGTGGATGAGCGGGTGTTTGCGTGCATGTACTGCGGTGCCTCGTTCCTCCACCAGAGCAAGCTGGCGCGGCACATCCTATCGCACAGCCTCGAGTCGCTCAAGTTCCGTGAGCAGGCGGCCCACCTGCAGCTGCAGGCTCAGCTGGGTCTCGAGCCCGGTATGCACCTGCCGCCCGAGGCCCACTACCCCACCGCAGGTACGATCGAGCCGATGGACCTCGAGCTCGCGGCCCACTCGGACCCGACCTCCGGCGTCGTCCTCTGCAAGTTCTGCGGCAAGTCGTTCCCGGACGTTGGCTCGTTGATAGCCCATCTACCTGCCCATACCGGTGACAGACCGTTCAAGTGCGAGTTCTGCGGCAAGGCGTTCAAGTTGCGGCATCACATGAAGGATCATTGTCGGGTACATACCGGGGAACGGCCGTTCCGGTGTACGTTATGCGGCAAGACCTTCTCGAGGTCGACGATACTGAAGGCCCACGAAAAGACACATTATCCGAAGTATGTGCGCAAGTTCCTGTCCCCGAGCCCGGTGGATCCCTCCGAGGAAGAGGCCccgccaccgccgccgccgcATCATTGA